A genomic stretch from Shewanella woodyi ATCC 51908 includes:
- a CDS encoding UUP1 family membrane protein, producing the protein MHSKKPFYILVALLFISGIAASVFRGIEHNVPFLPGKQVQSWAVDAKVSFQGIGEPAEVSFSLPNDPAFEVLVENASSPGYGLTISQDNQDQERRALWSVRSATGLQNLYYKVTLIPTGTTQVIAEQEPTAPKDFIWPATEKDAAEQVISKVWAKSATNLTFAQQLNKALNAAERTQNVELLLSSNTPTKLFLHMLHSKGVPAQEVSGLYLEDQRRRQQLSSFVEVYNDGEWILFDPSNGTQGRKDNLLLWDRSGKSTLDVTGGVNSQVNFSMLQDTRSALATSLDVMKNQGALDFSLYQLPLEEQSLFKGILLIPIGVLMVVFLRVIVGLKTSGTFMPVLIALAFIQTTLLTGLIGFILIVACGLMIRSYLSQLNLLLISRISAVIIVVIGIIGIFTLLSYKFGLSEGLTITFFPMIILAWTIERMSILWEEEGPKEVLLQGGGSLFVATLAYLAMSATWVQHWVFNFLGIHLVILAIVLLMGQYTGYRLLELRRFKPLAGDK; encoded by the coding sequence ATGCACTCTAAAAAACCTTTTTACATACTGGTTGCCCTGCTATTTATATCAGGCATAGCCGCAAGTGTATTTCGCGGTATCGAGCATAATGTCCCTTTCCTACCTGGCAAACAGGTCCAAAGCTGGGCTGTCGATGCTAAAGTTAGCTTTCAAGGTATAGGTGAGCCTGCAGAGGTCTCCTTCTCTCTTCCTAACGATCCTGCATTTGAAGTGCTTGTTGAGAATGCATCTTCACCTGGATATGGCCTGACAATAAGCCAAGATAACCAGGACCAAGAACGCCGCGCACTTTGGTCTGTACGCTCGGCAACTGGACTGCAAAACCTTTACTACAAAGTCACACTGATCCCAACAGGGACAACACAAGTGATAGCAGAGCAGGAGCCTACTGCACCTAAAGACTTCATCTGGCCAGCAACAGAGAAAGATGCAGCTGAGCAGGTGATTAGTAAAGTTTGGGCTAAAAGTGCGACTAACTTAACCTTTGCCCAACAACTCAATAAGGCATTAAATGCTGCGGAAAGAACTCAAAACGTAGAGCTGCTATTAAGCAGCAATACCCCAACAAAGCTCTTCCTGCATATGCTTCACAGTAAAGGGGTTCCAGCGCAGGAGGTCAGTGGCTTATACCTTGAAGATCAGCGCCGTAGACAACAATTAAGTAGCTTTGTTGAAGTTTACAATGATGGTGAGTGGATACTGTTCGATCCATCAAACGGTACTCAAGGCCGAAAAGACAACTTACTACTTTGGGATCGCTCAGGGAAATCAACCTTAGATGTTACCGGCGGCGTTAACTCACAAGTTAACTTCTCCATGCTACAAGACACACGCTCAGCCCTTGCCACCTCTTTGGATGTCATGAAAAATCAAGGAGCATTAGATTTCTCCTTGTATCAACTTCCACTTGAAGAGCAAAGCCTATTTAAAGGGATATTATTGATCCCTATTGGCGTGCTTATGGTCGTTTTTCTACGTGTTATCGTTGGACTTAAAACCTCTGGCACTTTCATGCCAGTGCTTATTGCCCTCGCATTTATTCAAACAACACTGCTCACAGGTTTAATTGGTTTCATTCTTATCGTAGCCTGTGGCTTGATGATCCGCTCCTACTTGTCACAGCTCAACTTACTGCTTATTTCACGAATATCGGCAGTGATCATTGTTGTTATAGGCATCATAGGCATATTTACTCTCCTGTCCTACAAGTTTGGTTTGAGCGAAGGCTTAACCATCACCTTCTTCCCGATGATAATCTTAGCTTGGACCATTGAGAGAATGTCTATCTTGTGGGAGGAGGAAGGTCCTAAAGAGGTACTTTTACAAGGCGGAGGAAGCTTATTTGTCGCAACACTAGCCTATCTGGCCATGAGCGCAACTTGGGTTCAGCACTGGGTGTTTAACTTCCTTGGTATTCATCTTGTGATATTGGCGATTGTCTTACTGATGGGACAGTATACAGGTTACCGTTTACTCGAACTTAGACGCTTTAAGCCATTGGCAGGGGATAAGTAA
- a CDS encoding ATP-dependent zinc protease family protein yields the protein MFKQIICIAIAAGLTGCAATSQENANLPKPVDVTVLDTSLARQQADLIQIMDDSNTAQSAAISGLSKQIVSLEKKLSTLKLSPEEKVVPVALDCPPSPLAGKFLLGAIENVFVEEVKASFNTRIDTGAESSSLDARNIILFERDGKQWVRFDVFTLGEDAPAQTFESKVERFVRIKQDSDEKTDRRPVIHAHLKIGQYSAETDLNLVDRSHLDFPLLLGRKFMQDIAVVDVGQTYIHGKKKPAVESAK from the coding sequence ATGTTTAAACAGATAATCTGTATTGCGATAGCAGCGGGACTAACCGGTTGTGCAGCGACATCTCAGGAAAACGCAAACTTACCTAAACCAGTAGATGTTACTGTGTTAGACACAAGTTTAGCGCGACAACAAGCAGATTTGATTCAGATCATGGATGACAGTAACACCGCTCAATCAGCTGCAATTTCAGGACTATCAAAACAGATTGTCTCTTTAGAGAAGAAGCTTTCAACACTTAAACTATCACCTGAAGAAAAAGTTGTCCCAGTCGCGCTCGATTGTCCTCCCTCACCTCTAGCCGGTAAGTTTCTTCTTGGTGCTATTGAAAATGTCTTTGTTGAGGAGGTAAAAGCCAGTTTCAATACTCGTATTGATACTGGTGCAGAGTCATCATCCCTTGATGCCCGTAACATCATTCTATTTGAACGTGATGGAAAGCAATGGGTTAGATTTGATGTATTTACATTAGGCGAAGATGCACCAGCACAAACCTTTGAATCAAAAGTAGAACGCTTTGTCAGAATTAAGCAAGATTCAGATGAAAAAACCGATCGCCGACCTGTTATTCACGCGCATCTGAAGATTGGCCAATACTCGGCTGAGACGGATCTTAACTTAGTCGATCGCAGTCACTTAGATTTCCCGCTTCTACTCGGTCGTAAATTTATGCAAGATATCGCTGTCGTTGATGTAGGACAGACCTATATTCATGGCAAAAAGAAGCCAGCTGTAGAATCAGCTAAATAG
- the thiS gene encoding sulfur carrier protein ThiS: MESVNIYINDEPLTISSSQSFKALVDGQGVKIKSVALVCNSVLVPRAAWQERCCKEGDKIEIFSVVAGG; encoded by the coding sequence ATGGAAAGCGTGAATATCTATATAAACGATGAGCCCTTAACAATCTCAAGTAGCCAAAGTTTTAAGGCGCTCGTTGATGGTCAAGGGGTAAAGATTAAATCTGTGGCTCTGGTGTGTAACTCAGTGCTCGTTCCGAGAGCAGCTTGGCAGGAGAGATGCTGTAAAGAAGGCGATAAAATAGAGATCTTCTCTGTAGTAGCAGGAGGCTAA
- the thiH gene encoding 2-iminoacetate synthase ThiH — MSFLSYLQGLSREKLSLKLYSCTGKDVEQALQHPEGSLESLLALLSPAAEPYLEQMAQTSARLTRQRFGANIGMYLPLYLSNLCANECDYCGFSMSNRIKRKTLSLDELNAEMRVVKAMDYDSILLVSGEHETKVGIDYFSSVLPSVKSQFSYVAMEVQPLKEAEYSQLAGLGLDAVMIYQETYNPQTYAEHHTRGNKQNFEYRLETPERVARAGVDKIGLGVLLGLDDWRLDALLLGHHLTYLESHFWRSRYSVSLPRLRPCTGGISPKVELTDRGLVQLICAFRLFNHQLEISLSTRESAELRNNLFGLGVTQLSAGSSTQPGGYLLPDTQLDQFEISDERTPVEVCVAMRDRGFNPVWKDWESAWV, encoded by the coding sequence ATGAGCTTTCTTAGTTATTTACAAGGGCTATCACGTGAAAAGTTATCTCTAAAACTTTACTCATGCACGGGGAAAGATGTTGAGCAGGCGTTGCAGCATCCGGAAGGTTCCTTAGAGAGCCTACTGGCGCTTTTATCTCCAGCTGCAGAGCCTTATCTGGAACAGATGGCGCAAACCTCCGCACGTCTCACTCGCCAACGTTTTGGGGCGAATATTGGTATGTATTTGCCGCTATACCTCTCTAACCTGTGTGCGAATGAGTGTGATTATTGTGGCTTTAGCATGAGCAATCGCATTAAGCGTAAGACCTTGAGTCTAGATGAGTTAAATGCTGAGATGCGAGTGGTAAAAGCGATGGATTATGACTCAATATTGCTGGTTTCAGGTGAACATGAAACTAAAGTTGGCATTGATTACTTTAGCTCAGTTCTGCCAAGCGTTAAAAGTCAGTTCAGTTATGTGGCGATGGAGGTTCAACCACTCAAAGAGGCTGAATATTCCCAGTTGGCAGGACTTGGGCTCGATGCCGTGATGATCTATCAGGAAACTTACAACCCGCAAACCTATGCCGAGCACCACACACGAGGAAATAAACAAAATTTTGAGTATCGTCTCGAGACTCCTGAAAGGGTGGCTAGAGCAGGTGTCGATAAAATTGGTTTAGGTGTACTGCTTGGTTTAGATGACTGGCGTTTGGATGCACTGTTATTGGGCCACCATTTAACTTATCTTGAGTCTCATTTTTGGCGAAGCCGCTACAGTGTATCGTTACCGAGATTACGCCCCTGCACAGGGGGGATATCACCTAAAGTAGAGCTAACTGATAGAGGGTTGGTACAACTAATTTGCGCATTTCGACTCTTTAATCATCAGCTTGAGATCAGTCTATCGACTAGAGAGTCGGCTGAGTTACGTAATAATTTGTTCGGTTTAGGGGTGACTCAGTTAAGCGCAGGCAGTTCAACACAGCCCGGTGGCTACTTATTGCCTGATACTCAGCTTGATCAGTTTGAGATAAGTGATGAGCGTACACCTGTTGAAGTTTGCGTGGCAATGAGAGATAGGGGGTTTAATCCTGTTTGGAAAGACTGGGAATCAGCTTGGGTATAG
- a CDS encoding LysR family transcriptional regulator, with protein sequence MDRAKSTLEQWRILQAVVDHSGYSQAAKQLNKSQSSLNHAVAKLQDQLGVQLLEVKGRKAYLTAQGEVLLRRSRHITNSVNELEQLANNLEKGWEPNLTIAREIIYPMPTLVNALKRFQPDSRGTRVTILDSVINGTQELIRDGEVDIAICGGVPPKGFIAEPLCHINFLLVCHPNHPLCSETVIEDDLILAQHLQIVIKDTGQSISTEAGWLKAEQRWTVSNFHEAIEILEQNIGFCWVPEYLVCNLIQAGRLKKLRLKGNTHKKALLHLVIPNRDLQGPASEHLESLILREHKKDID encoded by the coding sequence ATGGACAGAGCAAAATCAACCCTTGAACAATGGCGGATCCTTCAAGCTGTAGTCGATCATAGCGGCTACTCTCAAGCTGCCAAACAACTAAATAAAAGCCAATCCTCCTTGAATCATGCGGTTGCAAAACTGCAAGATCAGCTTGGTGTACAACTACTTGAAGTCAAAGGACGAAAAGCCTACTTAACGGCTCAGGGAGAGGTACTGCTGAGACGCTCTAGGCACATCACAAACTCTGTTAATGAGCTTGAACAACTGGCAAATAATTTAGAGAAAGGTTGGGAGCCAAACCTGACAATCGCCAGAGAGATTATCTACCCCATGCCCACACTTGTTAACGCATTAAAACGATTCCAACCAGATAGCCGAGGTACAAGAGTCACGATTTTAGATTCAGTGATCAATGGGACTCAAGAGTTAATCCGCGACGGTGAGGTAGATATAGCAATATGTGGCGGAGTGCCACCAAAGGGGTTTATTGCAGAACCCTTGTGCCACATAAACTTCTTACTGGTGTGTCACCCCAATCACCCACTGTGCTCTGAAACAGTTATTGAAGATGATCTTATCTTGGCTCAACATCTACAGATAGTCATTAAGGACACAGGTCAATCCATTAGCACTGAAGCAGGCTGGTTAAAAGCGGAGCAAAGATGGACTGTATCAAATTTTCATGAAGCGATAGAGATCCTTGAACAAAATATTGGTTTTTGTTGGGTACCTGAATATCTGGTTTGTAACTTAATCCAAGCGGGTAGACTTAAGAAGTTACGCTTAAAAGGAAACACCCACAAAAAAGCGCTATTGCACTTGGTGATCCCAAATCGCGATCTACAGGGACCAGCAAGTGAACATTTGGAGTCGCTAATTTTAAGAGAACATAAGAAAGATATTGATTAA
- a CDS encoding DUF3541 domain-containing protein, with translation MSPTLKTSLLSLALFSITAITPAIAAKSDLELDTPTHQQVYDGIKSNLEDHLYQLPPRVQGHYGIRQYRMTGNDIYANAALVDLYAVTESQAFYACQLDKPGFIDTEAKKAISVLGKGPRAKARKKALKPFPEFLFYTDVLLRFSSRIDEFGLTGPCNDKLISTLKKANLEQGLTDKAMIKSWAAQLINYVYWAKQLGVGDYLSSYKQAFIEVYPNENDHKLSKKQFRNKLYGMTHFIFAASEYYQHQVDAKEFDWILKYFENNIERILKDATDDIIAEVGISFHLAGLSDNKVVSLTQNHIINAYDPKEQFILSPMGNPDMAMGEHRNVLAMMLLDWPKELHQGPYFHKIKATKKYLPKLVEIKQ, from the coding sequence ATGTCTCCTACTCTAAAGACAAGTCTGCTCTCTCTTGCACTCTTTAGTATCACAGCAATCACGCCAGCCATTGCCGCTAAGAGTGATCTAGAACTAGATACCCCTACTCACCAACAGGTTTATGATGGCATAAAAAGTAATCTTGAAGATCACCTTTATCAGCTACCTCCCAGAGTCCAAGGGCATTATGGGATTAGACAATACCGAATGACTGGCAATGATATTTATGCGAACGCAGCCCTTGTTGATCTCTATGCAGTAACAGAGTCTCAAGCCTTCTACGCATGCCAACTAGATAAACCTGGCTTCATTGATACAGAAGCTAAGAAAGCGATATCAGTGCTCGGTAAAGGACCGAGAGCCAAAGCACGTAAAAAAGCCCTTAAACCATTTCCAGAGTTTCTTTTTTATACCGATGTATTGTTGCGCTTCTCTAGCCGTATCGATGAGTTTGGATTAACTGGCCCCTGTAATGACAAGCTTATCTCAACGCTGAAGAAAGCTAACCTAGAACAGGGATTAACCGATAAGGCGATGATCAAATCATGGGCAGCCCAACTAATTAACTATGTATATTGGGCAAAGCAGCTCGGAGTTGGGGATTACCTTTCATCTTATAAACAAGCATTTATTGAAGTTTACCCCAATGAGAACGATCATAAATTAAGTAAAAAGCAGTTTAGAAACAAACTCTATGGCATGACACACTTTATTTTTGCTGCCAGTGAGTATTACCAACACCAAGTCGATGCCAAAGAGTTTGACTGGATATTGAAATACTTTGAAAACAACATCGAGCGGATACTTAAAGATGCAACTGACGATATTATCGCTGAAGTAGGGATAAGTTTTCATCTAGCTGGGCTATCAGATAACAAAGTGGTATCACTTACACAAAACCACATTATCAATGCCTATGATCCTAAAGAGCAGTTTATTTTATCCCCGATGGGAAATCCAGATATGGCAATGGGTGAGCATAGAAACGTGTTAGCCATGATGTTACTTGACTGGCCAAAGGAGCTTCATCAAGGTCCCTACTTCCATAAAATTAAAGCGACGAAGAAATACCTCCCTAAGCTCGTCGAGATAAAACAATAG
- a CDS encoding flagellar basal body rod C-terminal domain-containing protein has translation MQIPPSFSSGQVGLQSAQTGLTQATVDVASPTPPAQPTQSAETQEARPVENVDKTEALVSAVEAQNQGEAAAEVLETSSETLGTIINIEV, from the coding sequence ATGCAAATACCACCCAGTTTTTCATCCGGTCAAGTCGGGTTGCAGAGTGCGCAGACTGGTTTAACACAAGCCACAGTTGATGTTGCCTCTCCAACACCACCTGCTCAACCGACCCAAAGTGCAGAGACGCAAGAAGCTAGACCCGTTGAAAATGTAGATAAAACAGAAGCGTTAGTGTCAGCCGTTGAGGCACAAAATCAAGGTGAAGCCGCTGCTGAAGTGCTAGAAACCTCATCAGAAACTTTGGGTACAATTATTAATATTGAGGTCTAG
- a CDS encoding transcriptional regulator: MLKSILAITLKVSFLLTVTTAAQAAVSPLPILIDQCLQLPSPAKQLSQSDTERHTQQNTRTQSHQLELTLLSLFNIKDRLAYYKTFPLKPLYKEGLLQCQLRLSDMVDDTLNLPQIHQLASSLLKSGDPELSQLGIRVKRLINENKAQTFKSQLYTALASIRQGLRSKDLTLTFSGTSCQLPVNSLEVNSTQDNFHQSIASYLLEQDDKSCQKLVWQAYQGRAKDKSTPALTRIANLKHREAIKAGFKDHSSHALSNQFLSSTELVGAFLDIETALFNTPPWEIGQRLAAADKTLVKQVSSATFIQQIYGKAKKLGFKFEVVTEHIHRIWHQNRLLGEIYLNTSKRAGVYRLRAPILGFQFAQIQLNMKPELSSLRDKQQLVSAMATAISELSSSSHYYLVNTLGETSDSYLLGQLWLTEFLSEDILEVKQPGSREEIASKYSTQLKVFRAKVALNFYQNKDTKTYHDLAAEFSHAFGQTWSETDSYPYSFFALADLGPLYYQDIWQEALADLIFQSTKGCINQQKVLAQLLINEDSLSLSQVLTTLLGEPVDPISLIKRIEDVSYSKDKSALSCTL, from the coding sequence ATGCTAAAAAGCATTTTAGCCATAACGCTGAAAGTTAGTTTTTTACTAACAGTTACAACGGCGGCTCAGGCCGCCGTTTCACCACTGCCCATACTCATAGATCAGTGTCTACAACTCCCCTCACCTGCAAAACAGCTCTCTCAATCTGACACTGAGCGACATACACAACAAAATACGCGCACCCAGAGTCATCAGTTAGAGCTAACTTTACTGAGCTTGTTTAACATTAAAGACCGCCTAGCCTATTACAAAACTTTCCCACTCAAGCCTCTATACAAAGAGGGGCTGCTCCAGTGCCAGCTCCGTCTTTCGGATATGGTTGATGACACCCTTAACCTGCCTCAGATCCATCAACTTGCCTCCTCCTTACTAAAAAGTGGTGATCCAGAGTTAAGCCAACTGGGCATACGAGTCAAAAGATTAATTAACGAAAATAAAGCGCAAACCTTTAAGTCTCAACTCTATACTGCATTGGCCAGCATCAGGCAGGGGCTGAGAAGTAAAGATCTGACCTTAACGTTTTCCGGCACATCATGCCAGCTTCCCGTTAATAGTCTTGAAGTAAATAGCACTCAGGATAACTTTCATCAATCTATTGCTTCCTACTTACTTGAGCAGGATGACAAATCTTGTCAAAAACTTGTCTGGCAGGCATACCAAGGACGAGCGAAAGATAAAAGCACTCCGGCGTTAACCCGTATTGCCAACCTCAAGCATCGTGAAGCAATAAAAGCCGGATTTAAAGACCATAGCTCCCATGCATTATCAAACCAGTTTCTCTCCTCAACAGAACTGGTGGGAGCTTTTCTCGATATAGAAACAGCCTTATTCAATACTCCACCGTGGGAGATAGGACAGAGATTAGCTGCTGCAGATAAGACGCTAGTCAAACAAGTCAGCTCAGCAACCTTTATTCAACAGATCTATGGTAAAGCCAAAAAACTTGGATTTAAATTTGAGGTAGTAACCGAGCATATTCATCGCATATGGCATCAAAATAGACTGTTAGGAGAGATCTATCTCAATACAAGCAAGCGCGCAGGCGTTTACAGGTTAAGAGCTCCCATTCTGGGGTTTCAGTTTGCCCAGATACAGCTCAATATGAAGCCAGAGCTCTCAAGCTTACGTGATAAACAACAGCTCGTGTCGGCAATGGCCACAGCAATATCCGAGCTCTCTAGTAGTAGTCATTACTATCTCGTCAACACCTTAGGTGAGACCTCTGACAGCTATCTTTTAGGCCAACTCTGGTTAACTGAGTTTCTCTCTGAAGACATACTGGAAGTTAAACAACCTGGAAGCAGAGAGGAGATAGCCAGTAAATATTCCACACAACTAAAAGTATTTCGCGCCAAAGTGGCTTTAAATTTTTATCAGAACAAGGACACGAAAACTTACCACGATCTCGCAGCTGAATTTAGTCATGCCTTTGGTCAAACTTGGTCAGAAACAGATAGTTACCCCTATAGCTTCTTTGCGCTTGCAGATCTCGGTCCACTCTATTATCAGGATATTTGGCAAGAAGCATTAGCCGATTTAATATTCCAAAGCACTAAGGGCTGTATAAACCAACAAAAAGTATTGGCGCAGTTGTTGATCAATGAAGATTCACTCAGCCTTAGCCAAGTCTTAACCACCTTGCTAGGTGAGCCTGTTGATCCCATTTCACTCATTAAAAGGATAGAAGATGTCTCCTACTCTAAAGACAAGTCTGCTCTCTCTTGCACTCTTTAG
- a CDS encoding putative metalloprotease CJM1_0395 family protein yields MLGVNVSSALSGGSDNLSPTKRLSGISYSTSVSTVTVSPNSTSPSSLSTKPTLKGTLSSNHAPPTVEVNNASLNANTAADLSVQIGAELGAESTLTAELPPVSSSLPPSSFSLTQGALSINGLVSTSTNISSSALQQGGELPASQITGVKEPQLEPDTSFSPVTGADASPVFSGQESASKPSLEPSQERPEHIDEGSKPVFNPFESTQEEDKASEESSAKALVLEQKILAELAKRDAEVRSHEQAHATVGGVHAQSPQLSYEQGSDGRRYAVDGEVSIDISTVPGNPLATINKMRQVYAAAMAPTDPSMADIRVAAEAMRKLNQARAELAEQRVNDAPSIEEMAPLLGAQSSIDQTPIFDPPKFTTAGDVDETGAITKPQLDEVNPVSDSVDKINSQLSAQSMTLETDSHHYLTETVSERYEPRSSVASSLSFSV; encoded by the coding sequence ATGCTAGGCGTTAATGTTTCATCTGCTTTGTCGGGGGGAAGTGATAACCTTTCGCCCACAAAGCGCTTGTCTGGAATATCCTACTCGACATCTGTTTCGACTGTAACGGTATCGCCAAACTCTACATCCCCAAGCTCGTTATCGACTAAGCCAACCCTAAAAGGCACTTTATCTTCAAACCATGCACCACCGACTGTTGAAGTTAATAATGCTTCACTTAATGCCAATACAGCAGCGGATTTAAGTGTTCAAATAGGAGCAGAGTTAGGAGCTGAGTCGACCTTAACCGCGGAATTGCCACCCGTAAGTTCCTCTTTACCCCCTAGCAGCTTTAGTTTAACTCAAGGTGCCTTATCTATTAATGGTTTGGTGAGTACAAGTACAAATATAAGTAGCTCTGCATTACAACAGGGCGGTGAACTACCCGCTAGCCAGATAACAGGTGTTAAGGAGCCCCAACTTGAACCTGATACAAGTTTTAGCCCTGTAACTGGTGCAGATGCATCTCCTGTATTTTCAGGGCAAGAGTCAGCATCCAAGCCTTCACTCGAACCTAGTCAGGAAAGACCTGAACATATTGATGAAGGAAGTAAACCAGTTTTTAATCCTTTTGAATCAACACAAGAGGAAGATAAAGCTTCAGAAGAGAGCAGTGCCAAAGCGTTAGTATTAGAGCAAAAGATCTTAGCTGAACTAGCGAAGAGAGATGCGGAGGTTCGCTCTCATGAACAAGCGCATGCAACTGTAGGTGGCGTACATGCTCAGAGTCCACAGCTAAGTTATGAGCAGGGCAGTGATGGTAGACGTTATGCTGTCGACGGAGAGGTCTCAATTGATATCTCTACTGTGCCAGGTAACCCTTTAGCGACAATCAACAAGATGAGGCAAGTGTACGCTGCTGCGATGGCACCAACCGATCCCTCTATGGCTGATATTCGAGTGGCAGCAGAGGCGATGAGAAAGTTAAATCAAGCTAGAGCTGAGTTGGCGGAGCAAAGAGTTAACGACGCGCCCTCTATTGAGGAGATGGCTCCACTGCTTGGTGCACAATCGAGTATTGATCAGACCCCTATTTTTGACCCTCCTAAGTTTACAACGGCTGGTGATGTGGATGAAACTGGCGCCATTACTAAGCCTCAGCTTGATGAGGTTAATCCTGTGTCTGACTCAGTTGATAAGATAAATAGTCAGCTCAGTGCCCAATCAATGACTTTGGAGACGGACTCCCATCACTATTTAACAGAGACTGTTTCAGAGCGCTATGAGCCCAGATCCAGTGTCGCTAGCTCTTTAAGTTTTTCTGTTTAA
- a CDS encoding thiazole synthase, whose product MLKIAEHEFHSRLFTGTGKFSSSKTMLAAIRGSESELVTMAMKRLDLKTGSDDILSPLLHSGVKLLPNTAGARNAKEAIFVAELAREVLNTNWIKLEIHPDPKYLMPDPIETLEAARELCEKGYVVLPYIHADPVLCRRLEEVGCAAVMPLGSPIGSNQGLATEPFLKIIIEQANVPVIVDAGIGAPSQALRAMELGADAVLVNTAIASSADPIAMGQCFAQAVQTGRAAYLAGLGQVSQQAINTSPLTGFLNDQ is encoded by the coding sequence ATGTTGAAAATAGCGGAACATGAGTTTCATTCAAGATTGTTTACAGGCACGGGAAAGTTTTCATCCTCTAAGACGATGTTAGCGGCGATTAGAGGTTCTGAGTCTGAACTGGTCACCATGGCGATGAAAAGGCTAGATCTTAAAACTGGCAGTGATGATATCTTATCGCCTCTTTTACATAGTGGCGTTAAGCTTTTGCCCAATACTGCCGGCGCAAGAAACGCAAAAGAGGCGATATTTGTCGCTGAACTTGCTCGAGAAGTGCTTAATACCAATTGGATTAAGTTAGAGATACACCCTGATCCTAAATATTTAATGCCTGATCCTATTGAAACATTAGAGGCGGCGAGGGAGTTATGCGAAAAGGGGTATGTGGTTCTGCCCTATATTCATGCCGACCCTGTGTTGTGTCGACGTTTAGAGGAGGTTGGGTGTGCGGCTGTGATGCCTCTGGGGAGCCCTATTGGCTCTAATCAGGGGCTAGCTACTGAGCCATTTCTTAAGATCATCATCGAGCAGGCGAATGTTCCTGTGATTGTTGATGCGGGGATCGGTGCACCGTCTCAAGCGCTCAGAGCGATGGAGTTAGGTGCTGATGCAGTGTTGGTCAATACAGCGATAGCAAGTAGCGCCGACCCAATAGCCATGGGGCAATGCTTCGCTCAGGCTGTGCAGACTGGCAGGGCTGCATACCTTGCAGGGCTGGGGCAGGTGAGTCAGCAGGCTATCAATACCAGTCCACTAACGGGGTTTTTAAATGATCAGTAA
- a CDS encoding alpha-L-glutamate ligase-like protein codes for MRFEFAMPSSLHKSGVLGMNKRNIDYIGRYNPRKFYKRVDDKLTTKQLAIANDIAVPALIGVVREQHEIEEIPAMVEGESGFVIKPSKGSGGKGILVITKVEGDRYFKPNGQEVTHSEIYRHVSNILSGLFSLGGAPDVGIVEGLIQFDPVFDGYSYEGVPDIRLIVYKGFPVMGMLRLSTAASDGKANLHQGAVGVGVDIGTGKGLHAVQFDTPVDLHPDTNKKLTDIQVPQWDFLLNTASKAYEMCEMGYLGTDMVLDKVKGPLLLELNARPGLAIQIANGRGILPYLNHVDSLGNHNMTVSKRVEYAKKHFSHNAES; via the coding sequence ATGAGATTCGAATTTGCCATGCCTTCTTCGCTGCACAAGAGTGGCGTCTTGGGCATGAACAAGCGCAATATTGACTATATTGGTCGTTATAATCCGCGTAAGTTTTATAAGCGTGTCGATGATAAACTCACCACAAAACAGCTAGCGATAGCCAATGATATTGCCGTCCCTGCACTCATTGGTGTTGTACGTGAACAACATGAGATTGAAGAGATCCCAGCTATGGTCGAGGGCGAATCAGGGTTTGTTATCAAACCTTCGAAGGGCTCTGGCGGTAAAGGGATCTTGGTAATCACTAAAGTCGAAGGTGATCGCTACTTTAAGCCTAATGGCCAGGAGGTCACACACAGTGAAATCTATCGCCATGTATCCAACATCTTAAGTGGCCTATTCTCGCTTGGTGGTGCCCCAGATGTAGGTATCGTCGAGGGCTTGATCCAATTCGATCCTGTATTCGATGGATACTCCTATGAAGGTGTACCGGATATCAGATTAATCGTCTACAAGGGCTTCCCTGTTATGGGGATGCTAAGACTTTCGACAGCAGCATCTGACGGTAAAGCGAACTTACACCAGGGCGCGGTTGGTGTTGGTGTCGATATTGGTACAGGTAAAGGGCTACATGCGGTGCAATTTGACACTCCAGTTGATCTGCACCCTGATACCAATAAAAAATTAACCGACATTCAGGTACCTCAGTGGGATTTTTTACTTAATACCGCCTCAAAAGCCTATGAGATGTGCGAAATGGGTTATCTGGGCACAGATATGGTACTTGATAAAGTGAAAGGGCCACTTCTGCTTGAGCTTAACGCCAGACCAGGACTCGCCATTCAGATCGCAAATGGAAGGGGAATTCTTCCCTATCTAAATCATGTCGATTCGTTAGGCAACCATAATATGACAGTAAGTAAACGTGTTGAATATGCTAAAAAGCATTTTAGCCATAACGCTGAAAGTTAG